One window from the genome of Crassostrea angulata isolate pt1a10 chromosome 2, ASM2561291v2, whole genome shotgun sequence encodes:
- the LOC128171268 gene encoding multiple epidermal growth factor-like domains protein 6 isoform X7 → MASQMVQLGLFIFCVGFALVSGQCNIPNCDSCSSSDLTCARCVSGYYPYFATCTACSKGCVNVTSGPTCDATSGICARGCTPGWVGEKCDRCDSNYYKAGDTCYKCSDHCVSSCDGTTGSCFGGCREGYWGTRCENTCSPFCQGNACFYTNGTCINGCINGFYGLPCETPCGACPCDRTQGTCVGSCTVGFYGEQCDKRCQASCFDNRCERVSGRCTSDCPTGFYGDFCSKNCSTGCDGACNRDTGTCSTGCKRGFYGDTCVNQCNPNCQNGYCGRFDGNCQGLCVDGFYGDQCAKRCPSTCSGNCDQTTGSCSGECQAGRYGEFCEKFCTVGCSSGTCDRNTGLCLSSCVSGLYGAFCNQSCVNCDSVGCDKLSGVCRGQCDPGYFGSMCNKVCSSFCLDLSCQKNNGDCLGECKVGYYGSNCSQRCSENCNNSICSKTSGDCLSCAMGLYYGPKCQTPCGVCDHEGCNSETGACLGSCEPGYYGDKCKGLCNSNCEYEACDRTTAKCLGCETGFHGYNCTMVCSTDCPIRQCDQDKGYCSQNCSIGRWGQTCENECSTNCFENKCDRSTGDCFACDDGFYGPKCQQSCSPQCASGTCERSLGGCIGGCKVGYFDFKCNSPCVIYCIGSCNQTTAFCNNPCPPGRYGDYCSLVCPKTCAGTNNTCERSTGVCSIGCDVGYFGNNCLMACPNCDSSGCHRSNGTCVASCKLGYYGPSCNRTCSPTCDASGCVKDSGFCRGSCRVGYFGSFCENQCNTNCDSAGCHRTSGVCLGSCKPGYYNPTCSGVCSSHCRNGTCERFNGTCSECEVGYYGSFCNSTCSKCDSQGCNQAEGKCFGNCEIGFYGDKCDKVCPSNCITASCEKSNGYCSACKDGYFGMNCSSTCNSFCISNKCNQTSGYCTFDCPSGYRGLFCNEQCDSACADNTCNRFTGACVGSCETGKYGELCEQMCNSNCGGGTCLKDSGTCIGGCKVGFHGLMCNAVCSAQCASSCDQTAGTCDGACKVGHYGSFCERPCNTFCKGDACDKVTGACSSGCDLGYYGTYCNQSCSNCDAQGCNDRTGNCLGQCDVGFYGSQCNSSCATTCLEACQKTTGLCSGCPTGYYGDYCQQQCMTCDSMGCSISDGTCLGFCKNNMYHDQYCRSICGQNCENGTCNKETEYCDSCVQGFYGPKCTLRCNGNCQQNSCRRSDGYCTYPCSERYYGPTCTSICSIYCSNGCNRQTGVCNACTAGRHGDFCNNTCSSTCASGICEKQNGNCVGSCVPKYYGDKCTSECSTSCATSCNRTTAYCIGDCIPGHYGNFCEMDCSFGCIGQVCARSNGVCGSGCKAGYWGVFCNNTCQSCDANGCFQNNGTCVSQCLPGFYGADCTRNCSLTCKDSRCDRSTGACTECKDGYYGERCNFNCSTGCLNNACTQYSGVCKSSCKPGFYGTSCNRVCVGCSECIQSTGDCANCTQGFYGTNCQYACSSFCKLSSAEQLICDKDSGACAYQCRDGWWDAKCDQPCNNAVGCQSTACDINTGHCLTTCKDEYFGNRCEQRCSATCSGGKCEKISGTCSIGCDNGYYGPTCSLTCPQNCLICDFQTGTCISCLKGKYGSTCQFNCSSTCRVTSDSQQTCEKSSGNCLNDCTNGYFGDRCIQPCPGRCVSGSCNRANGQCAGDCMNGYYGLFCNQSCANCSEVSGQKMCHRSTGVCTDGCKLGFFNDRCSKLCSFDCQSFACSGTERNCTLGCIQGLFGSDCTSKCNPNCVNDLCERTSGECTVGCRSGFYGTLCDRSCKTAGCASGSCDRQTGACQTSCLAGYFGPYCNSTCPRCDYLSCDKTTGACIGDCKAGFYGSNCELKCSQNCNGSSCDRSSGRCTNGCSAGWYGEQCNQQCPINCNQGFCNRVSGNCNSCNDGHYGIKCELFCSTNCINPFCNFTDGTCVDCASGWWGNACNVRCPDNCENLICSQNTGNCLTCKPGFYGTDCRLTCSGCASFNGESNCLQLDGTCLNKCNPGFYGSMCTGVCNNKCKNNICVNSATNCSEGCKIGFYGQDCQSICSANCMNSECNKISGACLQGCKPRFFGQTCNRACNTSCLDNLCNSVDGHCLDCPDQYYGQFCESECHANCLGGVCDKNGRCVSCKSGYYGEMCTKACGNCTNCDRTTGCQACPVGKWGNACQYNCNANCQLNQCSKDDGTCNCKIGFYGTSCDKPCNNSGNCITLACEKVTGDCSGNCVDGWYGSKCGIHCPDHCKNKACNRQNALCSFGCSPGYYGDLCTSQCPVGCYDCTSDTSCLSCKPNRYGTKCIMQCSDNCKLPTDGTRVCDTSTGKCVLGCRDGYYGENCNKKCSSNCNNIACERDTGRCIGICKATFYGFFCNESCNGCETVGGSSCEQPTGRCLHGCVTGFYGTYCRDQCSSNCQNQKCETSSDNCLEGCITGKYGFDCKQECDAKCFGGKCARSTGSCELCHSGFEGPTCSQSLVSSENNNLPLIVGLSSGGGFLLIIIIVTVLCMQQLRSRKRLEREIAVKHFQEQNGWTFDDERLTANQFDKMSAFNGSMHGGSVHGSIHGSQFHGSQYHDGNDQFRSRGGSTSGNVFFLKK, encoded by the exons gTCAGTGCAACATTCCGAATTGTGACAGTTGTTCGTCCAGCGACTTGACGTGTGCCCGATGTGTCAGTGGTTACTACCCATACTTCGCCACGTGCACGGCTTGTAGCAAGGGATGTGTTAATGTAACATCCGGGCCCACATGTGATGCAACTTCCGGGATATGTGCCAGAGGATGCACGCCTGGATGGGTCGGTGAAAAGTGTGATAGATGTGACAGCAACTATTATAAGGCGGGAGACACGTGCTACAAGTGTAGTGATCACTGCGTGAGTTCATGCGACGGGACGACTGGAAGCTGTTTTGGTGGATGTCGGGAAGGGTACTGGGGAACTCGCTGCGAGAACACGTGTAGTCCGTTTTGCCAAGGAAACGCGTGTTTTTACACCAACGGCACGTGCATAAACGGATGTATCAATGGATTTTACGGTCTTCCGTGCGAGACGCCATGTGGAGCTTGCCCCTGTGACAGAACGCAGGGCACCTGCGTTGGTTCATGCACAGTTGGATTTTACGGAGAACAGTGCGACAAACGATGTCAAGCGAGCTGTTTCGATAACAGGTGCGAACGAGTAAGTGGACGTTGTACTTCCGACTGCCCCACTGGCTTCTACGGTGATTTCTGTTCAAAGAACTGTAGTACGGGCTGCGACGGAGCGTGTAACCGAGATACTGGGACCTGCTCCACCGGTTGTAAACGGGGCTTTTACGGCGACACCTGTGTAAATCAGTGCAACCCAAACTGTCAAAATGGATACTGTGGCCGATTCGACGGAAACTGTCAGGGGCTATGTGTTGATGGATTTTACGGTGATCAGTGCGCTAAGCGGTGTCCAAGCACCTGTTCCGGAAACTGCGACCAAACGACGGGATCCTGCTCGGGTGAGTGTCAGGCCGGACGGTATGGGGAATTCTGTGAAAAGTTCTGTACAGTAGGTTGCTCTTCAGGCACATGTGATAGAAACACTGGCTTATGCCTATCTTCCTGTGTATCTGGACTGTACGGGGCATTCTGTAACCAATCATGTGTAAACTGCGATTCGGTCGGTTGTGATAAGTTATCGGGGGTATGTCGCGGGCAGTGTGATCCAGGTTATTTCGGTAGCATGTGTAACAAAGTCTGCTCTTCCTTTTGTCTTGATTTATCTTGTCAAAAGAATAATGGAGATTGTCTTGGGGAATGTAAGGTCGGATACTATGGGTCTAACTGTTCACAAAGGTGTAGTGAGAATTGCAACAATTCAATCTGTTCTAAAACATCTGGAGATTGTTTGAGTTGTGCCATGGGTTTGTATTATGGTCCGAAATGTCAAACTCCATGTGGAGTGTGCGATCACGAAGGTTGCAATTCTGAAACAGGAGCTTGTCTTGGATCATGTGAACCTGGTTATTATGGGGACAAATGTAAAGGGTTGTGTAATTCAAATTGTGAATATGAAGCTTGCGACCGCACAACTGCAAAATGTCTTGGGTGTGAAACAGGTTTTCATGGTTATAACTGCACAATGGTTTGCAGTACAGATTGCCCTATACGACAATGCGACCAAGATAAGGGATATTGTTCCCAAAATTGCTCCATTGGTCGATGGGGTCAAACTTGCGAGAATGAATGTAGTACGAATTGCTTTGAAAACAAATGTGATCGCAGCACTGGCGATTGTTTTGCTTGCGATGACGGTTTCTACGGTCCGAAGTGTCAGCAGTCCTGCAGTCCACAATGCGCTTCTGGAACATGTGAACGCAGCTTAGGGGGTTGTATCGGTGGATGCAAGGTCGGCTACTTCGATTTCAAATGCAATTCACCTTGTGTTATATATTGCATTGGTTCTTGCAACCAGACGACTGCCTTTTGCAACAATCCATGTCCGCCTGGAAGATACGGGGACTACTGTTCACTGGTTTGTCCAAAAACATGCGCGGGAACAAATAACACCTGCGAGAGATCAACGGGGGTCTGTTCAATCGGATGCGATGTTGGATATTTTGGCAACAACTGTTTAATGGCTTGTCCTAATTGTGATAGTAGTGGATGTCACAGATCAAACGGGACGTGTGTTGCGTCATGTAAATTAGGTTATTATGGCCCCTCATGTAATCGTACTTGCAGTCCAACTTGCGATGCTTCAGGATGCGTGAAAGATAGCGGGTTTTGTCGGGGTAGCTGTAGGGTTGGTTATTTTGGAAGCTTTTGTGAAAACCAATGCAACACGAACTGCGACTCTGCTGGTTGCCACAGGACCTCTGGAGTGTGCCTTGGATCGTGTAAGCCTGGTTACTACAATCCGACCTGTTCCGGTGTTTGCAGCTCACATTGCAGAAACGGAACATGCGAACGTTTTAATGGAACATGCTCCGAGTGCGAAGTTGGTTACTATGGATCTTTTTGTAACTCAACTTGCAGTAAATGTGACAGCCAGGGATGTAACCAAGCCGAAGGGAAATGTTTTGGTAACTGTGAAATTGGGTTTTATGGAGACAAATGTGACAAGGTTTGTCCCAGCAATTGCATCACTGCATCATGCGAGAAGTCAAATGGATATTGTTCAGCATGTAAAGATGGATATTTCGGTATGAACTGCTCATCTACTTGTAATTCGTTTTGCATCAGCAATAAATGCAACCAGACTTCAGGATACTGTACGTTTGATTGTCCGAGTGGATATCGAGGTTTATTTTGCAATGAACAGTGTGATTCAGCATGCGCTGACAACACATGCAACCGATTCACGGGTGCCTGCGTTGGGAGTTGCGAGACCGGAAAATACGGAGAACTCTGTGAACAAATGTGTAATTCGAACTGTGGTGGAGGTACTTGTCTAAAGGACTCAGGGACGTGCATTGGGGGTTGTAAAGTAGGCTTTCATGGCCTAATGTGCAATGCTGTCTGTAGCGCTCAGTGTGCTTCCTCATGTGATCAAACAGCAGGTACCTGCGACGGGGCGTGTAAGGTGGGTCATTATGGAAGCTTTTGCGAAAGACCATGTAACACTTTCTGCAAAGGAGATGCGTGTGACAAAGTCACCGGAGCTTGCTCGAGTGGATGTGATCTGGGATACTATGGAACGTACTGTAATCAATCTTGCAGCAACTGTGATGCACAGGGCTGCAACGATCGAACTGGTAATTGTCTAGGACAATGTGACGTGGGTTTCTATGGCTCACAATGCAACTCTTCGTGCGCAACTACCTGTCTAGAAGCTTGTCAGAAAACAACTGGACTTTGCTCAGGTTGTCCAACTGGCTATTATGGAGATTATTGTCAGCAGCAATGTATGACTTGCGACAGTATGGGATGTTCTATTTCAGATGGTACGTGTCTGGGGTTTTGCAAAAACAACATGTACCACGATCAGTACTGTAGGTCCATATGTGGACAGAATTGCGAAAATGGAACTTGTAACAAGGAAACGGAATATTGTGATTCATGTGTGCAAGGTTTTTATGGTCCAAAGTGTACATTACGATGCAATGGGAATTGTCAGCAAAATTCATGTAGACGAAGTGATGGGTATTGTACATACCCCTGCTCAGAACGATATTACGGTCCAACCTGCACATCGATATGTAGCATTTACTGTAGCAACGGTTGCAATCGACAGACAGGCGTCTGCAATGCTTGCACAGCTGGTCGTCATGGCGACTTTTGTAATAATACATGCAGCAGTACTTGTGCATCCGGTATCTGTGAAAAACAGAATGGAAATTGTGTTGGTTCATGTGTCCCAAAATATTATGGCGATAAATGTACTTCTGAGTGTAGCACCTCCTGTGCAACTAGCTGTAACAGAACAACAGCATATTGTATTGGCGACTGCATACCTGGACACTATGGTAACTTTTGCGAAATGGACTGTAGCTTTGGATGTATTGGTCAAGTCTGCGCTAGAAGTAATGGGGTCTGCGGAAGTGGCTGCAAAGCTGGATACTGGGGTGTGTTCTGTAACAACACCTGTCAATCTTGTGACGCTAATGGATGCTTTCAGAATAACGGAACATGTGTATCCCAGTGCTTGCCTGGTTTCTACGGAGCAGACTGTACACGAAACTGTAGTTTAACATGCAAGGACAGCAGATGCGATCGCTCAACAGGTGCCTGTACTGAATGTAAGGATGGCTATTATGGAGAACGATGCAATTTCAATTGCAGCACTGGTTGTTTGAACAATGCTTGCACGCAGTATTCGGGGGTGTGTAAATCTAGTTGCAAACCCGGGTTTTATGGAACAAGCTGTAATAGGGTGTGTGTGGGTTGTAGCGAGTGTATTCAGAGTACTGGGGACTGTGCAAATTGTACTCAAGGTTTTTATGGAACAAACTGCCAATACGCATGCAGTTCTTTTTGCAAATTGTCCTCTGCTGAACAATTAATATGTGACAAAGACAGTGGAGCATGTGCATATCAATGCAGAGATGGATGGTGGGATGCAAAGTGCGACCAACCCTGCAATAATGCAGTAGGTTGTCAAAGTACCGCTTGTGACATCAATACCGGGCACTGCTTGACAACATGCAAGGATGAATACTTTGGAAATCGGTGTGAACAACGTTGCAGCGCAACATGTTCAGgtggaaaatgtgaaaaaatttcGGGTACTTGTTCTATTGGCTGCGATAACGGTTACTACGGACCAACGTGTTCTTTGACCTGTCCGCAAAACTGTTTAATCTGCGATTTTCAAACAGGAACTTGTATTTCCTGCTTAAAAGGTAAATACGGTAGCACTTGTCAATTTAACTGTAGCAGTACGTGCAGAGTTACTTCAGATAGCCAACAAACCTGTGAGAAATCATCAGGTAACTGCTTAAATGATTGTACCAATGGATACTTTGGTGATAGGTGTATACAGCCTTGTCCAGGTCGATGTGTGAGTGGCAGTTGCAACAGAGCAAACGGACAATGCGCCGGTGATTGTATGAACGGATATTATGGTCTCTTCTGTAACCAAAGTTGTGCAAACTGTTCTGAGGTCAGTGGTCAAAAAATGTGCCATCGTTCCACAGGAGTTTGCACCGACGGGTGTAAACTCGGATTCTTTAACGATCGCTGTTCGAAGCTTTGTTCATTTGATTGCCAATCATTTGCTTGCTCGGGTACCGAGAGAAACTGCACTTTGGGATGCATACAGGGTTTATTTGGATCCGATTGTACATCGAAGTGCAACCCAAACTGCGTCAACGATCTTTGCGAGAGGACCTCCGGGGAATGTACGGTTGGATGTCGATCAGGATTTTATGGAACGCTGT gtGATCGAAGCTGTAAAACAGCAGGATGTGCTAGCGGAAGCTGTGATCGTCAAACAGGTGCTTGTCAGACAAGTTGTTTAGCAGGTTACTTTGGACCCTACTGCAACTCAACCTGTCCTCGATGTGATTACCTCAGTTGTGACAAGACAACAGGTGCCTGCATTGGGGACTGCAAGGCGGGTTTTTACGGATCAAACTGTGAACTAAAATGTAGTCAAAACTGCAATGGCTCAAGTTGCGACAGGTCCTCTGGCAGATGTACCAACGGTTGTTCAGCTGGATGGTATGGGGAGCAATGTAACCAGCAATGTCCGATTAATTGCAATCAAGGCTTTTGTAATCGTGTCTCGGGTAACTGCAACTCTTGCAATGATGGCCATTATGGAATAAAATGCGAATTGTTTTGCAGTACCAACTGCATAAATCCGTTTTGCAATTTTACAGATGGGACATGCGTTGACTGTGCTTCTGGTTGGTGGGGAAATGCTTGCAATGTAAGATGCCCTGATAACTGTGAAAATCTAATCTGTTCCCAGAACACTGGTAACTGCCTAACATGTAAACCTGGTTTTTACGGCACCGACTGTAGACTTACTTGTTCTGGGTGTGCATCATTCAATGGTGAGTCCAACTGCTTGCAATTAGATGGTACTTGCCTGAACAAATGTAACCCGGGATTTTATGGAAGTATGTGTACAGGAGTTTGCAACAATAAgtgcaaaaataatatttgcgTAAATTCAGCCACAAATTGTTCTGAAGGATGTAAGATTGGTTTCTATGGACAAGATTGTCAGTCCATATGTAGCGCCAACTGTATGAACTCAGAATGCAACAAAATTTCCGGCGCTTGTCTTCAAGGTTGCAAACCGAGATTCTTTGGTCAAACAT GTAACCGTGCTTGTAACACCTCATGCTTGGATAATTTATGCAATTCTGTTGATGGACATTGTCTTGACTGTCCAGATCAGTACTATGGCCAATTTTGTGAATCGGAATGCCATGCTAATTGCCTTGGAGGTGTCTGCGATAAGAATGGGCGATGTGTCAGTTGTAAATCAGGATATTATGGAGAAATGTGTACCAAAGCTTGTGGAAACTGTACCAACTGTGACCGAACAACTGGATGCCAAGCGTGCCCTGTAGGAAAATGGGGAAACGCCTGTCAGTATAATTGCAATGCTAACTGCCAACTGAACCAGTGCAGCAAAGATGATGGGACGTGCAATTGTAAAATTGGTTTCTATGGAACTTCCTGTGATAAGCCTTGCAATAACTCTGGTAACTGTATTACACTTGCTTGTGAAAAGGTTACGGGCGATTGCAGCGGAAATTGTGTTGATGGTTGGTATGGTAGTAAATGTGGTATACATTGCCCAGATCATTGCAAAAACAAAGCATGCAATCGTCAGAATGCATTGTGTAGCTTTGGCTGTTCACCTGGTTATTATGGAGATCTATGTACATCGCAATGCCCCGTTGGTTGTTATGATTGCACTTCTGATACCTCCTGTTTGTCTTGTAAACCAAATCGTTACGGAACAAAATGTATTATGCAGTGCAGTGATAACTGCAAGCTGCCCACCGATGGGACAAGAGTGTGCGATACATCAACTGGAAAGTGTGTTCTTGGTTGTAGGGATGGATACTATGGCGAAAATTGCAATAAGAAGTGTTCTTCAAATTGTAATAACATTGCTTGCGAGAGAGACACGGGCAGGTGCATTGGAATATGTAAAGCGACCTTCTATGGCTTTTTCTGTAACGAATCGTGCAATGGGTGCGAAACTGTAGGGGGAAGTAGCTGCGAACAGCCAACTGGGCGATGTCTGCATGGTTGTGTTACAGGCTTTTATGGAACCTATTGCCGGGACCAGTGCAGTTCAAATTGCCAAAACCAGAAATGCGAAACATCTAGTGACAACTGCTTAGAAGGGTGCATCACTGGAAAGTATGGTTTCGATTGTAAACAAGAGTGCGACGCAAAATGTTTCGGTGGCAAATGCGCACGCTCGACTGGATCCTGTGAACTATGCCATAGTGGATTTGAGGGGCCAACAT